The proteins below come from a single Aegilops tauschii subsp. strangulata cultivar AL8/78 chromosome 6, Aet v6.0, whole genome shotgun sequence genomic window:
- the LOC109761904 gene encoding rRNA 2'-O-methyltransferase fibrillarin 1, whose amino-acid sequence MRAPMRGGGGRGGGRGFGDSGGRGGRGRGFGGRSDGGGRSGGRGFGGRSAGRGGRGGGRGGGRGGPGMKGGAKVVVVPHKHDGVFIAKAKEDALCTKNMVAGESVYGEKRVSVQNEDGSKVEYRVWNPFRSKLAAAVLGGVDNIWIAPGTRVLYLGAASGTTVSHVSDIVGPTGLVYAVEFSHRSGRDLVNMAKKRTNVIPIIEDARHPAKYRMLVGMVDVIFSDVAQPDQARILALNASYFLKNGGHFVISIKANCIDSTQAAEAVFASEVEKLKADQFKPSEQVTLEPFERDHACVVGGYRMPKKQK is encoded by the exons ATGAGGGCACCcatgagaggaggaggagggcgcggcggcggcaggggctTCGGCGACAGCGGCGGCCGCGGGGGCCGTGGGCGCGGCTTCGGCGGGAggagcgacggcggcggccgcaGTGGCGGCCGGGGGTTCGGCGGCCGGAGCGCCGGCAggggcggccgcggcggcggcaggggtgGGGGAAGGGGAGGTCCAGGCATGAAGGGCGGGGCCAAGGTGGTCGTCGTGCCGCACAAGCACGACGGCGTCTTCATCGCCAAGGCCAAGGAGGACGCGCTCTGCACCAAGAACATGGTCGCCGGCGAGTCCGTCTACGGCGAGAAGAGAGTCTCCGTCCAG AACGAGGACGGATCCAAGGTGGAGTACAGGGTGTGGAACCCCTTCAGGTCCAAGCTGGCTGCTGCTGTGCTCGGTGGTGTGGACAACATCTGGATT GCTCCTGGAACTCGTGTGCTGTACCTCGGAGCTGCCTCTGGAACAACCGTGTCTCATGTGTCTGACATTGTTGGACCG ACTGGGTTGGTGTATGCCGTTGAGTTCTCTCACCGGAGTGGTAGGGATCTTGTCAACATGGCCAAGAAGAGGACCAATGTCATCCCCATCATCGAGGATGCTAGGCACCCTGCCAAATACCGGATGCTGGTCGGCATGGTTGATGTTATCTTTTCAGATGTTGCACAGCCTGACCAG GCTAGAATCTTAGCCCTTAACGCATCATACTTCCTGAAGAATGGTGGCCACTTTGTCATTTCCATCAAG GCGAACTGTATCGATTCCACCCAGGCGGCCGAGGCCGTGTTTGCCAGTGAAGTGGAGAAGCTCAAGGCCGACCAGTTCAAGCCCTCAGAGCAGGTGACCCTGGAGCCCTTTGAGCGCGACCATGCTTGCGTCGTTGGTGGTTACAGGATGCCCAAGAAGCAAAAGTGA